In Corylus avellana chromosome ca2, CavTom2PMs-1.0, the following proteins share a genomic window:
- the LOC132168793 gene encoding tubby-like F-box protein 3 produces MSIKSIIQDMRGEFGSISRKGFEVKFGYGMRSRSLRVVQDSSVVAIDAFKQSCWANLPPELLRDVLMRIEASEDTWPPRKNVVACAGVCRSWRDIMKEIVRSPEISGKLTFPISLKQPGPRDSLFQCHIKRNRSSQTYYLYLGLNQVSTDDGKFLLAARKCRRPTCTDYIISLNSDDVSKGSSTYVGKLRSNFLGTKFTIYDAQPPHSGAKVTKCRSTRMVNLRQVSPKFPAGNYPIAHISYELNVLGSRGPRRMQCVMDAIPASAVEPGGVAPTQTEFPLSSVDSFPSLSFFRSKSIHRESFQSGHFSGHSEGRLVLRNKAPRWHEQLQCWCLNFNGRVTVASVKNFQLVASTENGASGQEHENVILQFGKVGKDVFTMDYQYPISAFQAFAICLSSFDTKIACE; encoded by the exons ATGTCGATTAAGAGCATTATTCAGGATATGAGGGGAGAGTTTGGGAGCATTTCCAGAAAAGGGTTTGAGGTGAAGTTTGGGTATGGGATGAGATCCAGGTCCCTCCGGGTAGTCCAGGATAGCTCGGTGGTGGCAATTGATGCTTTTAAGCAGAGCTGTTGGGCTAACTTACCGCCAGAGCTTTTGAGGGATGTGTTAATGAGGATAGAGGCCTCTGAAGATACCTGGCCTCCCCGGAAAAATGTGGTTGCTTGTGCTGGTGTTTGCAGGAGCTGGAGAGATATCATGAAAGAAATTGTGAGATCCCCAGAAATTTCAGGCAAGTTGACATTTCCAATCTCCTTGAAGCAG CCTGGCCCAAGGGACTCCCTCTTTCAGTGTCACATCAAACGGAATCGTAGCAGCCAAACATATTATCTTTATCTTGGCTTAAATCAAG TTTCAACTGATGACGGCAAGTTCCTTCTTGCTGCGCGGAAGTGCAGACGCCCTACTTGCACAGATTACATTATCTCTTTAAATTCTGATGATGTGTCAAAAGGGAGTAGCACCTATGTGGGAAAGCTGAG ATCAAACTTTCTTGGAACAAAATTCACAATCTATGACGCCCAACCTCCACATTCTGGAGCAAAAGTCACCAAATGTCGTTCTACAAGGATGGTTAATTTGAGACAAGTGTCCCCCAAATTCCCCGCTGGCAACTATCCCATTGCCCATATTTCATATGAATTGAATGTGTTGGGCTCCAG GGGTCCTAGGAGAATGCAGTGTGTTATGGATGCCATTCCCGCCTCTGCTGTCGAGCCAGGAGGCGTGGCTCCAACTCAGACTGAATTCCCTCTCAGCAGCGTGGATAGTTTTCCATCCCTTTCTTTCTTCAGATCAAAATCAATCCACAGGGAGAGTTTCCAATCTGGACATTTTTCTGGTCATAGTGAGGGAAGGCTGGTTTTAAGGAACAAGGCTCCTAGGTGGCATGAACAACTCCAGTGCTGGTGTCTGAACTTCAATGGACGTGTGACAGTTGCTTCAGTTAAGAATTTCCAGCTGGTTGCTTCTACCGAGAATGGAGCTTCTGGGCAAGAGCATGAGAATGTCATTCTCCAGTTTGGAAAAGTGGGAAAGGATGTATTCACCATGGATTATCAGTATCCAATCTCAGCTTTCCAGGCATTTGCCATATGCCTCAGCAGCTTCGACACTAAGATCGCTTGTGAATGA